In Malus sylvestris chromosome 15, drMalSylv7.2, whole genome shotgun sequence, a single genomic region encodes these proteins:
- the LOC126602248 gene encoding uncharacterized protein LOC126602248 isoform X1, giving the protein MGSKSKRHRKRRSPAMEEAPTPNHTPPLNFQTLISAIQSPECVQFQGLKMPLLKRLCFLLAPLLRNETMHFSNFEGALNNGGVEVKLGDTQSLIYVLYKELDRRFKLFFSALCDVSATRGPRHVDSHTDMSAAPDELPLLLRCCILVLTLADPTILVEKTQFLLSVLRKLISLVTSGGDEKNNSVTFQKFVSSRCTFTDAVGSSTTVSEDFVSSLCLIEVSDPWCPALSAVLEIFADELVMCRLLREYLILVDSSSCTTEMLFRCHAVKGDIGSVLEVISAHFILSVYGKRAYRNFLKRLFCDFGKHCRVPELSLKATVILLLNPIMLSAPKMLQTHLFLLVSESIDVDMSLNARPDLRLMDCYLTAFERSVLLYTSHMSSSLMDFHRLGVKCSSSSSTGSCMLGRSCQPSFESYIQQVTRDKMCDLVTHSDLLWDSYLCDMFCGTKSDLMDSAVAYINESQHVFDESCKDDIVSVLRSIIHGSFSCGVGDSVLYRKGDTSPQDIYLLASILKLMSTSLLKAIWCLRHGGHLGSPKTLKDASSKEYDFIVGVIGCFHQFNVSLPNQKFLLDMMNTHPSMHKASKWMLLHFSGLLSLGFGSGIDFLVKGCISTIMSLLNLYVYEDGDIVALSSLLLSGSRTSSSGLPSDKITGGLAKKKSTRRVASKFQKIQTLHLSKVSLTNSHRRSQSEVAETTENACIMRCTTESSDGIEEKTEETCNGKVFLNLLLGRSQESEIEELADFIACEPGRDYSSWLKDLQKYRGMMYKKKRAARWEKRKYAWKCMLRKKSANVVRAASTYLV; this is encoded by the exons ATGGGTTCGAAGAGCAAGAGGCACAGAAAGCGCCGCAGCCCTGCAATGGAAGAAGCCCCAACTCCCAATCACACTCCCCCTCTCAACTTCCAAACCCTAATCTCTGCAATTCAATCCCCTGAG TGTGTTCAATTTCAGGGTCTGAAGATGCCTCTTTTGAAAAGATTGTGCTTTCTACTTGCTCCGCTGTTGCGAAATGAAACAATGCACTTTTCTAACTTTGAAGGTGCTCTCAATAATGGCGGGGTTGAAGTGAAACTTGGAGATACACAAAGTCTCATTTATGTTTTGTACAAAGAGCTAGATAGGAGGTTTAAACTGTTCTTTTCTGCTTTATGTGATGTATCTGCAACAAGGGGACCGAGGCACGTTGATTCCCACACAGATATGTCAGCCGCTCCTGATGAACTACCGCTGCTTCTGAGATGTTGCATCCTAGTCTTGACCTTGGCTGACCCTACTATCCTAGTGGAGAAAACCCAATTTCTTCTCTCTGTACTACGGAAATTGATTTCTTTGGTTACAAGCGGAGGAGATGAGAAAAACAACTCTGTCACCTTTCAGAAGTTTGTTTCTTCCAGATGCACGTTCACTGATGCTGTTGGTTCTTCTACTACTGTTTCCGAAGATTTTGTTTCTTCCTTATGTTTGATAGAGGTTTCTGATCCATGGTGTCCAGCACTATCTGCCGTGCTCGAG ATATTTGCAGATGAACTTGTAATGTGTAGATTGCTGAGAGAGTACCTTATTCTTGTTGATTCTTCTTCTTGCACAACTGAAATGCTATTTCGGTGCCACGCTGTCAAAGGTGATATTGGAAGTGTTCTGGAGGTGATTTCTGCCCATTTTATCTTGTCAGTTTATGGAAAGCGAGCATATAGGAACTTCCTCAAAAGATTATTCTGTGATTTCGGGAAGCATTGTAGAGTTCCCGAACTGAGCCTGAAAGCTACAGTGATATTGCTTCTCAACCCCATCATGCTGTCAGCACCCAAAATGTTGCAGACACATTTGTTTTTATTGGTTTCTGAATCTATTGATGTAGACATGTCTTTGAATGCTAGACCAGATCTTAGACTTATGGACTGCTACCTAACAGCATTTGAAAGGTCTGTCCTTTTATATACCAGCCACATGTCTAGTTCACTTATGGATTTCCATCGTTTGGGTGTTaaatgttcttcttcttcttctaccgGTTCATGTATGCTAGGGAGAAGTTGTCAACCTTCATTTGAATCGTATATTCAACAAGTTACGAGAGATAAAATGTGTGATCTAGTTACCCATTCTGATTTGTTATGGGACTCGTATTTGTGCGATATGTTCTGTGGAACAAAATCTGACCTGATGGATTCTGCTGTTGCATACATAAATGAGAGCCAACATGTTTTTGATGAATCATGTAAAGATGATATAGTGTCCGTCTTGCGAAGCATAATACATGGAAGTTTTTCTTGTGGTGTTGGTGATAGTGTGCTGTATAGAAAAGGGGATACGAGTCCCCAAGATATTTATCTTCTTGCTTCCATTTTGAAGTTAATGAGTACTTCGTTGTTGAAAGCTATTTGGTGTCTAAGGCATGGTGGGCATTTGGGCTCTCCAAAAACCTTAAAAGACGCTTCTTCAAAGGAATATGATTTCATAGTGGGTGTCATTGGCTGTTTTCACCAGTTCAATGTGTCTCTACCTAATCAAAAGTTCTTATTAGACATGATGAACACCCACCCGTCGATGCATAAGGCTTCCAAGTGGATGCTTCTGCACTTTTCAGGCTTGCTGTCCTTGGGTTTTGGTAGTGGGATTGATTTCTTAGTTAAGGGCTGCATATCTACAATCATGTCACTATTAAATCTATATGTTTACGAAGATGGTGATATAGTTGCACTCAGCTCACTTCTACTCTCTGGCTCACGAACTTCTTCATCTGGATTGCCTTCAGACAAGATTACAGGG GGCTTGGCGAAAAAGAAATCTACCAGAAGAGTTGCATCGAAATTTCAGAAAATTCAAACACTTCACTTGAG CAAAGTTTCTCTCACAAACTCCCATCGGAGATCACAGAGCGAGGTAGCAGAAACTACGGAAAATGCATGCATCATGAGGTGCACAACGGAATCTAGTGATGGCATTGAAGAGAAAACAGAGGAAACCTGCAACGGGAAGGTTTTTCTCAATCTCTTACTAGGAAGATCCCAGGAATCCGAGATAGAGGAGTTAGCAGACTTCATTGCGTGCGAACCTGGGAGGGATTATTCTAGTTGGTTGAAGGATCTACAAAAGTATCGAGGGATGatgtataaaaaaaagagaGCAGCAAGGTGGGAGAAGAGGAAATATGCTTGGAAATGTATGTTAAGAAAGAAATCAGCAAATGTGGTAAGAGCTGCTTCTACGTACTTGGTTTAA
- the LOC126602253 gene encoding ran-binding protein M homolog has product MSTTNSNNGTNNHAGDRDLGLSFLEQSRLRSARGLTNMDEDEDAPTELNTINSSGGFLVVSPDKLSAKYTNVNLHGHDVGMVQANKPAPVKRLVYYFEIYVKDAGTKGQIAIGFTSESFKMRRQPGWEANSCGYHGDDGLLYRGHGRGEAFGPTYTSGDIVGGGINYDSQEFFFTKNGAVVGTVPKDMKGPLFPTIAVHSQNEEVQVNFGQQPFAFDLKEFEAQERMKQQMSIEKISLPTNVSHGIVRSYLLHYGYEDTLNSFDVASKSTVPPVHIAQENGFDEQDIVFALNERKTLRQLIRNGEIDSALGKLREWYPQIVQDDKSATCFLLHCQKFIELVRVGALEEAVKYGRMELAKFFGLPVFEDLVQHFVSLLAYERPRESSVGYLLEESQREVVADTVNAMILSTNPNLKDSSHGCLHSYLERLLRQLTACCLERRLLSGDQGEVFHLQRVLKQL; this is encoded by the exons ATGAGCACCACCAACTCCAACAATGGTACAAACAACCACGCCGGCGACCGAGACCTCGGTTTGTCGTTCCTCGAGCAATCGCGGCTCCGCTCTGCTCGGGGGCTGACCAACATGGACGAGGACGAGGATGCCCCCACGGAGCTCAACACCATCAACAGCTCCGGCGGCTTCCTCGTCGTGTCCCCAGATAAGCTCTCCGCCAAGTACACCAACGTCAATCTTCACGGCCACGACGTCGGCATGGTTCAGGCTAACAAGCCGGCGCCGGTCAAGCGGCTGGTCTACTACTTCGAGATTTATGTCAAGGATGCCGGGACCAAGGGTCAGATTGCCATTGGATTTACTTCTGAGAGCTTCAAGATGCGGCGGCAGCCCGG ATGGGAGGCAAATAGTTGTGGCTATCATGGCGATGATGGGCTACTTTATCGGGGACATGGAAGGGGAGAGGCGTTCGGCCCAACCTACACCTCTGGTGATATAGTTGGAGGTGGCATCAATTATGATTCACAGGAATTCTTTTTCAC TAAAAATGGTGCTGTGGTGGGAACAGTGCCCAAGGATATGAAGGGCCCCTTATTTCCTACCATTGCTGTACACAGCCAAAATGAGGA GGTACAAGTTAACTTTGGGCAGCAACCATTTGCGTTTGATCTTAAG GAATTTGAAGCGCAAGAGAGGATGAAGCAACAAATGTCAATTGAAAAAATTTCGTTGCCAACTAATGTTAGTCATGG AATTGTTCGCTCCTACTTACTACATTATGGATATGAAGATACGCTGAATTCATTTGACGTGGCTAGTAAAAGTACTGTTCCTCCAGTACATATAGCTCAAGAAAATGGTTTTGATGAGCAGGACATTGTGTTTGCACTAAATGAGAGAAAGACTCTTAGACAG CTCATTAGGAATGGGGAGATCGACTCTGCTCTTGGTAAACTCCGTGAATGGTATCCCCAAATTGTTCAG GATGATAAATCGGCTACATGCTTTCTGCTCCACTGTCAAAAGTTTATTGAACTTGTTCGG GTCGGAGCGCTGGAGGAGGCTGTCAAATACGGGAGGATGGAATTGGCAAAGTTCTTTGGCTTGCCCGTGTTTGAGGACCTAGTTCAG CACTTTGTTTCTCTGCTGGCATACGAACGGCCACGGGAATCATCAGTTGGATATCTGCTTGAAGAGTCTCAGCGTGAAGTTGTAGCAGACACAGTTAATGCAATGATCTTGTCAACAAATCCCAATCTGAAAGATTCTTCGCACGGTTGCTTGCATTCATATCTTGAGAGGTTACTCAGGCAGCTTACTGCTTGCTGTTTGGAGAGAAGGTTGTTGAGTGGGGATCAAGGAGAAGTGTTCCATCTGCAGAGAGTACTTAAACAGTTGTAA
- the LOC126602248 gene encoding uncharacterized protein LOC126602248 isoform X2 — translation MGSKSKRHRKRRSPAMEEAPTPNHTPPLNFQTLISAIQSPEGLKMPLLKRLCFLLAPLLRNETMHFSNFEGALNNGGVEVKLGDTQSLIYVLYKELDRRFKLFFSALCDVSATRGPRHVDSHTDMSAAPDELPLLLRCCILVLTLADPTILVEKTQFLLSVLRKLISLVTSGGDEKNNSVTFQKFVSSRCTFTDAVGSSTTVSEDFVSSLCLIEVSDPWCPALSAVLEIFADELVMCRLLREYLILVDSSSCTTEMLFRCHAVKGDIGSVLEVISAHFILSVYGKRAYRNFLKRLFCDFGKHCRVPELSLKATVILLLNPIMLSAPKMLQTHLFLLVSESIDVDMSLNARPDLRLMDCYLTAFERSVLLYTSHMSSSLMDFHRLGVKCSSSSSTGSCMLGRSCQPSFESYIQQVTRDKMCDLVTHSDLLWDSYLCDMFCGTKSDLMDSAVAYINESQHVFDESCKDDIVSVLRSIIHGSFSCGVGDSVLYRKGDTSPQDIYLLASILKLMSTSLLKAIWCLRHGGHLGSPKTLKDASSKEYDFIVGVIGCFHQFNVSLPNQKFLLDMMNTHPSMHKASKWMLLHFSGLLSLGFGSGIDFLVKGCISTIMSLLNLYVYEDGDIVALSSLLLSGSRTSSSGLPSDKITGGLAKKKSTRRVASKFQKIQTLHLSKVSLTNSHRRSQSEVAETTENACIMRCTTESSDGIEEKTEETCNGKVFLNLLLGRSQESEIEELADFIACEPGRDYSSWLKDLQKYRGMMYKKKRAARWEKRKYAWKCMLRKKSANVVRAASTYLV, via the exons ATGGGTTCGAAGAGCAAGAGGCACAGAAAGCGCCGCAGCCCTGCAATGGAAGAAGCCCCAACTCCCAATCACACTCCCCCTCTCAACTTCCAAACCCTAATCTCTGCAATTCAATCCCCTGAG GGTCTGAAGATGCCTCTTTTGAAAAGATTGTGCTTTCTACTTGCTCCGCTGTTGCGAAATGAAACAATGCACTTTTCTAACTTTGAAGGTGCTCTCAATAATGGCGGGGTTGAAGTGAAACTTGGAGATACACAAAGTCTCATTTATGTTTTGTACAAAGAGCTAGATAGGAGGTTTAAACTGTTCTTTTCTGCTTTATGTGATGTATCTGCAACAAGGGGACCGAGGCACGTTGATTCCCACACAGATATGTCAGCCGCTCCTGATGAACTACCGCTGCTTCTGAGATGTTGCATCCTAGTCTTGACCTTGGCTGACCCTACTATCCTAGTGGAGAAAACCCAATTTCTTCTCTCTGTACTACGGAAATTGATTTCTTTGGTTACAAGCGGAGGAGATGAGAAAAACAACTCTGTCACCTTTCAGAAGTTTGTTTCTTCCAGATGCACGTTCACTGATGCTGTTGGTTCTTCTACTACTGTTTCCGAAGATTTTGTTTCTTCCTTATGTTTGATAGAGGTTTCTGATCCATGGTGTCCAGCACTATCTGCCGTGCTCGAG ATATTTGCAGATGAACTTGTAATGTGTAGATTGCTGAGAGAGTACCTTATTCTTGTTGATTCTTCTTCTTGCACAACTGAAATGCTATTTCGGTGCCACGCTGTCAAAGGTGATATTGGAAGTGTTCTGGAGGTGATTTCTGCCCATTTTATCTTGTCAGTTTATGGAAAGCGAGCATATAGGAACTTCCTCAAAAGATTATTCTGTGATTTCGGGAAGCATTGTAGAGTTCCCGAACTGAGCCTGAAAGCTACAGTGATATTGCTTCTCAACCCCATCATGCTGTCAGCACCCAAAATGTTGCAGACACATTTGTTTTTATTGGTTTCTGAATCTATTGATGTAGACATGTCTTTGAATGCTAGACCAGATCTTAGACTTATGGACTGCTACCTAACAGCATTTGAAAGGTCTGTCCTTTTATATACCAGCCACATGTCTAGTTCACTTATGGATTTCCATCGTTTGGGTGTTaaatgttcttcttcttcttctaccgGTTCATGTATGCTAGGGAGAAGTTGTCAACCTTCATTTGAATCGTATATTCAACAAGTTACGAGAGATAAAATGTGTGATCTAGTTACCCATTCTGATTTGTTATGGGACTCGTATTTGTGCGATATGTTCTGTGGAACAAAATCTGACCTGATGGATTCTGCTGTTGCATACATAAATGAGAGCCAACATGTTTTTGATGAATCATGTAAAGATGATATAGTGTCCGTCTTGCGAAGCATAATACATGGAAGTTTTTCTTGTGGTGTTGGTGATAGTGTGCTGTATAGAAAAGGGGATACGAGTCCCCAAGATATTTATCTTCTTGCTTCCATTTTGAAGTTAATGAGTACTTCGTTGTTGAAAGCTATTTGGTGTCTAAGGCATGGTGGGCATTTGGGCTCTCCAAAAACCTTAAAAGACGCTTCTTCAAAGGAATATGATTTCATAGTGGGTGTCATTGGCTGTTTTCACCAGTTCAATGTGTCTCTACCTAATCAAAAGTTCTTATTAGACATGATGAACACCCACCCGTCGATGCATAAGGCTTCCAAGTGGATGCTTCTGCACTTTTCAGGCTTGCTGTCCTTGGGTTTTGGTAGTGGGATTGATTTCTTAGTTAAGGGCTGCATATCTACAATCATGTCACTATTAAATCTATATGTTTACGAAGATGGTGATATAGTTGCACTCAGCTCACTTCTACTCTCTGGCTCACGAACTTCTTCATCTGGATTGCCTTCAGACAAGATTACAGGG GGCTTGGCGAAAAAGAAATCTACCAGAAGAGTTGCATCGAAATTTCAGAAAATTCAAACACTTCACTTGAG CAAAGTTTCTCTCACAAACTCCCATCGGAGATCACAGAGCGAGGTAGCAGAAACTACGGAAAATGCATGCATCATGAGGTGCACAACGGAATCTAGTGATGGCATTGAAGAGAAAACAGAGGAAACCTGCAACGGGAAGGTTTTTCTCAATCTCTTACTAGGAAGATCCCAGGAATCCGAGATAGAGGAGTTAGCAGACTTCATTGCGTGCGAACCTGGGAGGGATTATTCTAGTTGGTTGAAGGATCTACAAAAGTATCGAGGGATGatgtataaaaaaaagagaGCAGCAAGGTGGGAGAAGAGGAAATATGCTTGGAAATGTATGTTAAGAAAGAAATCAGCAAATGTGGTAAGAGCTGCTTCTACGTACTTGGTTTAA
- the LOC126602252 gene encoding phloretin 4'-O-glucosyltransferase-like, producing the protein MNNTKHHFLLISFPSQGHVNPTLQLAKLLIQTRGGTRVTYATTDRGLTQIKSFPSLQGLSFATFSDGFDDGVEPTHDQDLIMSKIKRVGSRTLTALIQKLSASSDGGDGEPVTFLIYAVLLPWAAQVAADLGIPSAFFCIQSTTSFALCHHYLTYFHKRHSFPSSITIDGLPPFAPQELPSYLLPSSPHASIVPTFQAHIQALEQVNVKPYPNFVLLNTFDALEETALEAIRSQMKNANVVPVAVGPLVSSSSDAGFRCDLFDKSGDDDYLQWLDAKPDCSVVYVSFGSMVVLKRDQIEEMMNGLVDSGLQFLWVIRTSENGDDRSMTMMIEERLKSKEQGLVVPWCSQVEVLGHKSVGCFVTHCGWNSTLESLVAGVPMVGCPQFSDQNTNAKLVEEVWGTGLRAKSNHEGVTEGGEIKRCLEIVMRGEEIKRNCQKWKGLANEALNADNYNLRHFIAGLG; encoded by the coding sequence ATGAACAATACTAAGCATCACTTCCTCCTCATATCATTCCCTTCCCAAGGCCACGTCAACCCCACTCTCCAGCTCGCCAAGCTTCTTATACAAACCCGTGGAGGGACACGTGTCACTTACGCCACCACCGACCGCGGCCTCACCCAAATCAAATCCTTCCCTTCCCTCCAAGGCTTATCATTCGCTACTTTCTCCGACGGGTTCGATGACGGCGTCGAACCGACCCACGACCAGGACCTCATCATGTCCAAGATTAAGCGCGTGGGATCACGCACCCTAACCGCCCTGATTCAAAAATTGTCTGCCTCCTCCGACGGCGGCGACGGCGAGCCTGTTACTTTCCTCATCTACGCCGTCCTCCTCCCTTGGGCCGCTCAAGTGGCAGCTGATCTCGGCATACCCTCCGCTTTCTTCTGTATACAGTCCACCACTTCCTTTGCACTTTGCCACCATTACTTGACTTACTTTCACAAGCGCCATTCATTTCCAAGCTCCATAACAATTGATGGGTTGCCCCCCTTTGCCCCCCAAGAACTGCCTTCCTACCTCCTCCCAAGCAGTCCACATGCTTCGATCGTCCCTACCTTTCAGGCACACATCCAGGCCCTCGAACAGGTCAATGTCAAACCGTACCCCAATTTCGTGCTGCTCAATACTTTCGATGCCTTGGAAGAGACGGCATTGGAAGCGATCCGATCACAAATGAAGAATGCGAATGTGGTTCCGGTTGCGGTTGGCCCATTGGTTTCGAGTTCCAGTGATGCCGGTTTTCGCTGTGACTTGTTTGACAAGTCTGGGGACGACGATTACCTACAATGGCTGGATGCCAAACCAGATTGCTCTGTTGTTTATGTGTCATTTGGGAGCATGGTGGTGTTGAAGAGGGATCAAATTGAAGAGATGATGAATGGACTGGTCGACAGCGGACTCCAGTTTTTATGGGTTATTCGCACTTCGGAGAATGGAGATGATCGGAGCATGACGATGATGATAGAGGAGAGATTAAAGAGTAAGGAGCAGGGGTTAGTGGTGCCGTGGTGTTCGCAGGTGGAGGTGTTGGGGCACAAGTCAGTCGGGTGTTTTGTGACGCATTGTGGGTGGAATTCGACGTTGGAGAGCTTGGTAGCTGGGGTTCCAATGGTGGGTTGCCCACAATTTTCAGACCAGAACACAAATGCGAAACTGGTGGAGGAGGTGTGGGGGACTGGACTGAGAGCCAAATCGAATCACGAGGGAGTGACCGAAGGTGGAGAGATCAAGAGGTGCCTGGAGATTGTGATGAGAGGTGAAGAGATCAAACGGAATTGTCAAAAATGGAAAGGGTTGGCTAATGAGGCTCTCAATGCAGATAACTACAATCTCAGGCACTTCATTGCAGGGTTGGGATGA